From one Leptospiraceae bacterium genomic stretch:
- the add gene encoding adenosine deaminase, giving the protein MKAKFEQILTRISIIDRDVNELNRIKSKLPDDRPYSSGLQLIFDKQINNLLDERDILLGQTVPNPPAWLVGDITNGHHKHEVIQTIPTIDPNYKNTEPTEQEVMAFIKALPKTEIHLHLEACVNKPTLKEMFKKNGVEITEEEFDKKFMFHDLNGFIQLFLFIQSAVKSHEDFSFMIDSLAEYMRADNIIYTEVFVAPTKFIQNGIDFDKMIEVMVNRIRELREQEGIEIRLLIDVSRTFGAENAMNNLNRVLNLNYPEVLGIGLGGAELLGPAKDYEEVFQKAREAGLHTVIHAGEDDGPWSIWDSINYLKVERIGHGTSAIQDSDLVDFLKESQIPIEICLTSNVFTGKYVKKEENHPVREYYDRGVYTCINTDDPEIFDVNLSYEYFKLYRFLNFSIEELIDLIKKGVFATFHPDKEALWKRVNSEIIKVRTKHNF; this is encoded by the coding sequence GTTTGAACAAATACTGACTAGAATCTCCATTATAGATAGAGATGTAAACGAATTAAATCGTATTAAAAGCAAACTTCCCGACGATCGACCTTATTCTTCTGGTCTACAATTAATCTTTGATAAACAGATCAATAATCTACTCGATGAGCGAGATATTCTTTTGGGGCAAACAGTTCCTAACCCGCCTGCTTGGCTCGTTGGGGATATAACGAATGGACACCATAAACATGAAGTCATTCAAACCATTCCCACGATTGATCCAAATTATAAAAATACCGAGCCAACGGAACAAGAAGTCATGGCTTTCATCAAGGCACTTCCGAAGACAGAAATTCATTTACACCTAGAAGCCTGCGTAAACAAACCGACTCTCAAAGAAATGTTTAAAAAAAATGGAGTCGAAATTACAGAAGAAGAATTTGATAAAAAATTCATGTTCCATGATTTGAACGGATTTATCCAATTATTCTTATTTATCCAAAGTGCTGTTAAATCACACGAAGATTTTTCTTTTATGATAGATAGTCTCGCCGAATACATGAGAGCGGATAATATTATTTATACCGAAGTATTTGTCGCGCCAACTAAATTTATTCAGAACGGAATCGACTTTGATAAGATGATCGAAGTCATGGTAAATCGCATTCGTGAATTAAGAGAGCAAGAAGGAATCGAGATTCGATTGCTCATAGATGTATCTCGCACATTCGGAGCAGAAAATGCGATGAACAATCTCAACCGAGTGTTAAATCTAAATTACCCGGAAGTGCTTGGCATTGGTCTAGGCGGTGCTGAATTGCTCGGTCCTGCCAAAGATTATGAAGAAGTATTTCAAAAAGCAAGAGAGGCAGGGCTACACACTGTTATCCACGCTGGGGAAGATGACGGTCCTTGGTCTATCTGGGATTCTATTAATTATCTAAAAGTTGAGCGTATAGGACACGGAACATCTGCCATTCAAGATTCTGATTTAGTTGATTTTCTAAAAGAATCACAAATTCCAATTGAGATTTGTCTTACTAGCAATGTATTCACAGGAAAATACGTCAAGAAAGAAGAAAATCATCCCGTTCGCGAATACTATGACAGAGGCGTTTACACCTGTATCAACACAGATGACCCGGAGATATTCGATGTTAACCTCAGCTATGAATATTTCAAACTCTATCGCTTCTTAAATTTCTCTATTGAAGAATTAATTGACCTTATTAAAAAAGGCGTCTTCGCAACCTTTCATCCCGATAAAGAAGCTTTATGGAAAAGAGTCAACAGTGAAATCATCAAAGTCAGAACAAAGCATAATTTTTAG
- a CDS encoding nucleotidyltransferase domain-containing protein, which produces MMINPKLLHNDETIFKFKSIITHLEIPISRIYLFGSRAKGNQNPDSDYDFLVLLANIKDNDLVRKYRRTIVLKAHSEIPNIPFDILVKNLEEFDSYKSEINTLYNEIYQQGIEI; this is translated from the coding sequence ATGATGATTAATCCAAAACTACTCCATAATGATGAAACAATTTTTAAATTTAAAAGTATCATTACTCATTTAGAAATCCCGATTAGCCGTATCTATCTGTTTGGAAGCAGGGCAAAAGGAAACCAAAATCCAGATAGTGATTATGATTTTTTAGTTTTACTTGCCAATATCAAAGACAATGATTTAGTAAGAAAGTATAGAAGAACGATCGTCTTAAAAGCACATAGTGAAATTCCGAATATTCCATTTGATATTTTAGTTAAAAATTTAGAAGAATTCGATTCCTATAAATCAGAGATTAATACTTTGTATAATGAAATCTACCAACAAGGTATTGAAATTTGA
- a CDS encoding HEPN domain-containing protein, producing the protein MKTNIVDNFLIKASRDLGTAELIFKNKPEFTDTLTFHCQQTIEKSLKAYLTFHNTKIKSNHDLIYLIEKCSELDSEFSSFSKDLFADVNDIGMSVRYDDIENDPKEEEAFHYLEFTREIYSFVKQKLNK; encoded by the coding sequence TTGAAAACCAATATTGTAGATAATTTTTTGATAAAAGCATCTCGTGATCTTGGAACAGCAGAATTAATATTTAAGAATAAACCTGAATTTACAGATACATTAACTTTTCATTGTCAGCAAACTATTGAAAAATCCTTAAAAGCCTACTTAACATTTCATAACACAAAGATAAAATCAAATCATGATTTGATTTATTTGATTGAAAAATGTTCTGAGCTAGATTCAGAATTTTCATCTTTTTCAAAAGACCTATTTGCTGACGTGAATGATATTGGAATGTCAGTAAGATATGATGACATTGAAAATGATCCGAAAGAAGAGGAAGCTTTTCATTATTTAGAGTTCACAAGAGAAATTTATTCTTTTGTGAAACAGAAATTAAATAAATGA
- a CDS encoding alpha/beta hydrolase: MLKNIANRKFFQFQNLNLSYLDSETQSEQIILITHANGYSAECYSYLIEALRDKYRVIALDFSGHGQSEPFYDFTSWDFLREQILALVELEKLSNIISIGHSMGGSSVLRASKKKPSLFKKLILFDPTFLSIPILVYGSLFGIPIAKNAIKRRRNFKNIDQVRKVFKKFSAFSNWNERVYDDYLRSCFRASGEEVELICDPKLEARYFSTPSFRSFLDFGKNKLETHIIIPQKFEVCSPLRGKKIVAGNPNSTLTVIPDGTHFFPFEKTEFTLNKIKELL; this comes from the coding sequence ATGCTAAAAAATATCGCCAACCGTAAATTCTTTCAATTTCAAAATCTAAATCTTTCCTATCTAGATTCAGAAACACAATCAGAGCAAATAATACTAATTACCCACGCAAATGGTTACAGTGCGGAGTGTTATTCCTATTTAATCGAAGCGCTCCGAGACAAATACAGAGTAATCGCACTTGACTTTTCCGGGCATGGGCAGTCAGAGCCATTCTATGATTTTACTAGTTGGGATTTTTTAAGGGAGCAGATATTGGCACTCGTAGAGCTTGAGAAGTTGAGTAATATTATTTCGATTGGTCATTCTATGGGTGGTTCAAGTGTATTGCGTGCCTCCAAAAAAAAGCCGAGTTTGTTTAAGAAGCTAATCCTATTTGACCCCACTTTTTTAAGTATACCGATTCTTGTTTACGGAAGTCTATTCGGAATTCCAATTGCTAAGAATGCAATCAAAAGAAGAAGGAATTTTAAGAACATTGATCAAGTTAGAAAAGTGTTTAAAAAATTTTCTGCTTTTTCGAATTGGAATGAGCGGGTATATGACGATTATCTCAGGTCATGCTTTCGTGCTTCCGGTGAGGAAGTAGAACTCATTTGTGATCCCAAATTAGAAGCAAGGTATTTTAGCACACCGAGTTTTAGGAGCTTCCTTGACTTTGGAAAAAATAAACTAGAGACTCATATCATTATACCCCAAAAATTCGAAGTATGCTCACCCTTGCGTGGTAAAAAAATCGTTGCGGGTAATCCTAATTCAACGCTAACTGTCATCCCCGATGGAACCCATTTTTTTCCTTTTGAGAAGACGGAGTTTACGCTTAATAAAATTAAGGAGTTGTTATGA